Proteins encoded within one genomic window of Prauserella marina:
- a CDS encoding AAA family ATPase — protein MTSRAQATEGAAPHGGRDSTAIAELRGEKGTDQVPHPSENNPYPHGAVPESAAPGAPAQLDELHDTVRRIAANVERVLVGKPDVVRVALVTLLAEGHLLVEDVPGVGKTSLAKALARSIDCTVSRIQFTPDLLPSDVTGVSIYNRQRGDFEFRPGPVFANIVVGDEINRASPKTQSALLECMEEQQVTVDTTTYHLEEPFMVIATQNPIEMEGTYALPEAQRDRFTARVSIGYPDPKAELAMVDEHAGHNPIADLRPVSDAATVHRLIETVRAIHMAPEVRQYAVELVAATRQVPELRLGASPRATLQLVRAARAQAALSGREYVVPDDLHAVAVPVLAHRLVLTTEAHAARRSATDVIRAVLHRIPVPHGGNGLARR, from the coding sequence GTGACGTCGAGAGCACAAGCGACGGAGGGGGCGGCTCCCCACGGGGGCCGGGACAGTACGGCCATCGCCGAGCTGCGCGGAGAAAAGGGAACCGACCAGGTTCCCCACCCTTCCGAGAACAACCCGTACCCGCACGGGGCGGTACCGGAGAGCGCGGCGCCAGGGGCGCCCGCTCAACTGGACGAACTGCACGACACGGTGCGCAGGATCGCGGCCAACGTCGAACGCGTCCTCGTCGGCAAACCCGACGTCGTGCGCGTCGCGCTGGTGACGCTATTGGCCGAGGGACACCTGCTGGTCGAGGACGTGCCGGGCGTCGGAAAGACGTCGCTTGCCAAGGCGCTGGCCAGGTCCATCGACTGCACCGTCAGCCGTATCCAGTTCACCCCCGACCTGCTGCCGAGCGACGTCACCGGCGTCTCGATCTACAACCGGCAGCGCGGCGACTTCGAGTTCAGGCCGGGGCCGGTTTTCGCCAACATCGTGGTGGGCGACGAGATCAACAGGGCCTCGCCGAAAACCCAGTCCGCGCTGCTGGAGTGCATGGAAGAGCAGCAGGTCACGGTCGATACGACCACCTACCACCTCGAAGAGCCGTTCATGGTGATCGCCACCCAGAACCCCATCGAGATGGAAGGCACCTACGCGCTGCCGGAGGCCCAGCGCGACCGGTTCACCGCGAGGGTGTCCATCGGCTATCCCGATCCGAAGGCCGAACTGGCCATGGTCGACGAACACGCTGGGCACAACCCGATCGCCGACCTGCGGCCGGTGTCCGACGCGGCGACCGTGCACCGGCTCATCGAAACGGTCAGGGCCATCCACATGGCGCCCGAGGTACGGCAGTACGCGGTCGAACTGGTCGCGGCGACCCGCCAGGTTCCCGAACTGCGGCTCGGCGCCTCGCCGAGGGCGACGTTGCAGCTCGTGCGCGCGGCGAGGGCACAGGCAGCGCTGTCGGGCAGGGAGTACGTCGTCCCCGACGACCTGCACGCGGTGGCCGTTCCCGTGCTGGCTCACCGGCTCGTGCTCACGACGGAAGCACACGCGGCCCGCAGGTCGGCCACCGACGTCATCCGCGCCGTGCTGCACCGCATTCCCGTGCCACACGGAGGAAACGGTCTGGCGCGCCGGTAG
- the mraZ gene encoding division/cell wall cluster transcriptional repressor MraZ: protein MFLGTHTPKLDDKGRLTLPAKFRDALAGGLMITKGQDHCLYVFPRAEFEQMARKVAEAPFTNEAVRAYQRYLFAGTDEQRPDGQGRIAIASELRRYAGLNKECVVIGAITRLEIWDAQAWQGYLEEHEDNYAKAQEEILPGVF from the coding sequence ATGTTCCTCGGCACCCACACCCCGAAGCTGGACGACAAGGGGCGGCTCACGTTGCCCGCGAAGTTCCGGGACGCGCTGGCGGGTGGGCTGATGATCACCAAAGGGCAAGATCACTGCCTTTACGTCTTCCCGCGTGCCGAATTCGAGCAGATGGCCCGCAAGGTGGCCGAGGCGCCGTTCACCAACGAGGCGGTTCGGGCCTACCAGCGGTACTTGTTCGCCGGTACCGACGAGCAACGTCCGGACGGGCAGGGGCGGATCGCGATCGCGTCCGAGTTGCGGCGCTATGCCGGGCTCAACAAGGAGTGCGTGGTGATCGGTGCGATCACCAGGCTGGAAATCTGGGATGCCCAGGCGTGGCAGGGCTACCTGGAAGAACACGAGGACAACTACGCCAAAGCGCAGGAGGAGATCCTGCCTGGCGTGTTCTAG
- the rsmH gene encoding 16S rRNA (cytosine(1402)-N(4))-methyltransferase RsmH, whose translation MNDDVAHLPVLLDRVLELLAPALTGADAVLIDATVGLGGHAEALLEANPSLRLIGLDRDPSALARSGERLAKYGDRVELVHAVYDRMPAVVADLGLSHVDGVLMDLGVSSMQLDRAERGFAYARDAPLDMRMDPSTGPTAADVLNTYSVADLARILRDYGEERFAGRIAKAVVAARAGAPFDRSERLVELLYDTVPAPSRRTGGHPAKRTFQALRIEVNAELEVLRTAVPSAIDLLREGGRIVVESYQSLEDRIVKRAFAAKASSRTPEGLPVELPGHGPELRLLTRGAEKAGERETEHNPRASSVRLRAAEKIGVAA comes from the coding sequence GTGAATGACGACGTCGCGCACCTTCCGGTTTTGCTCGACCGGGTGCTGGAACTGCTCGCGCCCGCGCTCACCGGTGCTGATGCCGTACTGATCGACGCGACCGTGGGGCTGGGAGGGCACGCGGAGGCGTTGCTTGAGGCAAACCCCTCGCTGAGGCTCATCGGTCTCGACCGGGATCCTTCCGCGCTCGCCCGCTCGGGGGAGCGGCTGGCCAAGTACGGCGACCGGGTCGAGCTGGTGCACGCGGTGTACGACCGGATGCCCGCCGTCGTCGCCGATCTCGGTCTGTCGCATGTGGACGGCGTGTTGATGGACCTCGGTGTCTCCTCCATGCAGCTCGACAGGGCGGAGCGGGGATTCGCCTACGCGAGGGACGCGCCGCTGGACATGCGCATGGATCCCAGTACCGGGCCGACCGCCGCCGACGTGCTCAACACCTATTCCGTCGCCGACCTCGCGCGGATCCTGCGCGACTACGGCGAGGAACGGTTCGCGGGGCGCATCGCGAAAGCCGTCGTCGCCGCGAGAGCGGGCGCGCCGTTCGATCGCAGCGAACGCCTGGTGGAGTTGCTCTACGACACGGTTCCCGCGCCGAGCAGGCGCACGGGGGGACATCCGGCCAAGCGCACCTTCCAGGCTCTGCGTATCGAGGTCAACGCGGAGCTTGAGGTGCTGCGCACCGCGGTGCCCTCCGCCATCGACCTGCTGCGAGAAGGCGGGCGCATCGTGGTGGAGTCCTACCAATCGCTCGAAGACCGCATCGTCAAGCGCGCGTTCGCGGCGAAGGCGAGTTCCCGCACCCCTGAGGGACTCCCCGTCGAGCTGCCGGGTCATGGCCCCGAACTGAGGCTGCTGACCAGGGGCGCGGAGAAGGCGGGGGAACGGGAGACCGAGCACAACCCTCGCGCGAGTTCCGTCCGCCTGCGCGCTGCCGAGAAGATCGGAGTGGCTGCCTGA
- a CDS encoding septum formation initiator: MTAPARSRTRAQQSTRTRQRTKPSVPERPLEEREAESPARRRSSAAERAYARRAQRAKEVQRAKAPEPRAQRVKLLRWPRSRASFVLLLMALMVAGVATTLWLSTQAIADSYRLEQLRQDNGHLAERAEQLQREVATAKSPYSLAERAKQLGMVPGGNPARIVVGADGSTTVVGEPVEATAPAPPPQRTPSSSEGDAGDGDNAGDAGSEEQRQGEQAANEERGQDQSRDSEREQDNRDQDGQGDE, encoded by the coding sequence ATGACCGCACCAGCTCGTTCCCGTACCCGCGCCCAGCAGTCGACCAGAACCCGGCAGCGCACCAAGCCGAGCGTGCCGGAAAGGCCCTTGGAGGAGCGGGAGGCCGAATCACCGGCCCGGCGGCGCAGTTCGGCCGCAGAGCGCGCCTACGCCAGGCGTGCGCAGCGGGCCAAGGAGGTCCAGCGCGCGAAGGCGCCCGAGCCCAGGGCGCAGCGCGTGAAACTGCTGCGCTGGCCCCGGTCCCGCGCCTCCTTCGTGCTGCTGTTGATGGCGCTGATGGTGGCCGGTGTCGCCACCACGCTGTGGCTCTCGACGCAGGCGATCGCCGATTCCTACCGGCTCGAACAGCTCCGGCAGGACAACGGCCACCTCGCCGAGCGCGCTGAGCAGTTGCAGCGAGAGGTCGCCACGGCCAAGTCGCCGTACTCGCTCGCTGAGCGCGCCAAGCAACTGGGCATGGTGCCGGGCGGTAATCCCGCGCGCATCGTCGTCGGAGCCGACGGTTCGACCACGGTCGTCGGTGAGCCGGTGGAGGCCACCGCTCCAGCACCGCCCCCGCAGCGGACGCCGTCCTCCTCGGAAGGCGACGCGGGCGACGGAGACAACGCCGGTGACGCCGGTAGCGAGGAACAGCGTCAAGGCGAGCAGGCCGCGAACGAGGAGCGAGGACAGGACCAGTCGCGCGATTCCGAGCGAGAGCAAGACAATCGCGACCAGGACGGCCAGGGCGACGAGTAG
- a CDS encoding peptidoglycan D,D-transpeptidase FtsI family protein, with protein sequence MPRQGGSRKRAEVTGGTARRTYSVTARGGGAPSATRNIKGRFAVGRIFLVVLLVAAGLKLVQIQGFEAEALSAKAEQQRTTTIDIPAQRGSIVDRNGAELAFSVETRMLWANLRLMRKTWDDFAKQNPESGENYTTRVAEIAAFIAEKLPGKTTEKEMLERFHRDASFTYLVDGVEPSIADEIKNEFPEIGYEKRAKREYPGSELAANIVGFANWRTEDPDVSKHNIHGLIGLENLRDNDLAGTPGQQIVDTAQGNDNVVIPGTERDLQAAIPGSDLQLTIDSDLQYDLQSKLSDYVAKSRAQGGSAVVLDAKTGEVYALANDKTFDPNDSTTFEPELTNNTAVTTPYEPGSVNKIIAATAAIDSGIAEPDSVRQVPGSIKIADHTVRDAWEHGTQPFTTTGIFAKSSNVGTLMLSEEVGPDKYMDLLRKFGLGQRTGIGLPGESSGYVPPRSQWSGTTFGNLPIGQGLSMTVVQMASMYQAIANGGVRVEPRVVDAKITPDGDRVPEPAPKSTRVVSEQTANTVKDMLRAVTQHEGGNQNGTAPAAALEGYQISGKTGTGQQVDPQTGAYSNNLYNITFAGILPADNPRFVVGIRLDAPDTTIEEGSSAAPLFHDIASYLAQRYELPLSDQPSPVVTLVQ encoded by the coding sequence ATGCCACGTCAGGGAGGCTCTCGCAAGAGGGCCGAGGTGACCGGCGGAACGGCCCGCCGCACCTACTCGGTCACGGCGCGCGGCGGGGGCGCGCCGTCGGCGACAAGGAACATCAAGGGCAGGTTCGCCGTCGGCCGGATCTTCCTCGTCGTCCTGCTGGTCGCCGCGGGGCTGAAGCTGGTGCAGATCCAGGGGTTCGAGGCCGAGGCGCTTTCGGCGAAGGCCGAGCAGCAGCGCACGACGACCATCGACATCCCGGCCCAGCGTGGCTCCATCGTGGACCGCAACGGGGCCGAGCTCGCCTTCAGCGTGGAGACCCGCATGTTGTGGGCCAACCTGCGGTTGATGCGCAAGACGTGGGACGACTTTGCCAAGCAGAATCCGGAATCCGGCGAGAACTACACCACGAGGGTCGCCGAGATCGCGGCGTTCATCGCGGAGAAGCTGCCTGGCAAGACGACGGAAAAGGAGATGCTGGAGCGGTTCCACCGCGACGCGAGCTTCACCTATCTCGTCGACGGCGTCGAACCCTCCATCGCCGACGAGATCAAGAACGAGTTCCCCGAGATCGGTTACGAGAAGCGGGCCAAGCGCGAGTACCCCGGTAGCGAACTGGCGGCCAACATCGTCGGCTTCGCCAACTGGCGCACCGAGGATCCCGACGTGTCCAAGCACAACATCCACGGGCTCATCGGGCTGGAGAACCTGAGGGACAACGATCTCGCTGGAACTCCGGGCCAGCAGATCGTGGATACCGCGCAGGGCAACGACAACGTGGTGATTCCGGGGACCGAGCGGGATCTGCAAGCCGCCATTCCCGGTTCCGACCTACAGCTCACGATCGATTCCGATTTGCAGTACGACCTGCAGAGCAAGCTGTCGGACTACGTGGCGAAATCGCGCGCACAAGGCGGCAGCGCGGTCGTGCTCGACGCCAAGACCGGCGAGGTGTACGCGCTGGCCAACGACAAGACCTTCGACCCCAACGATTCGACGACCTTCGAGCCGGAGCTGACCAACAACACCGCGGTGACAACGCCGTACGAGCCGGGTTCCGTCAACAAGATCATCGCCGCGACGGCTGCGATCGACTCCGGTATCGCCGAGCCCGACTCGGTACGCCAGGTTCCCGGTTCGATCAAGATCGCCGACCACACGGTGCGGGACGCCTGGGAGCACGGCACTCAGCCGTTCACCACCACCGGGATCTTCGCGAAGTCCTCCAACGTCGGCACCCTGATGCTCTCGGAGGAGGTCGGGCCGGACAAGTACATGGACCTGCTCCGCAAGTTCGGGCTCGGCCAGCGCACCGGCATCGGGCTGCCGGGCGAGAGCTCGGGCTACGTGCCGCCGCGCAGCCAGTGGTCGGGAACGACCTTCGGCAACCTGCCGATCGGGCAGGGACTCTCGATGACGGTGGTGCAGATGGCGAGCATGTACCAGGCCATCGCCAACGGCGGGGTCAGGGTCGAGCCGCGCGTCGTCGACGCGAAGATCACGCCCGATGGCGACCGGGTTCCCGAACCGGCGCCGAAGAGCACGCGGGTGGTGAGCGAGCAGACCGCCAACACGGTCAAGGACATGCTGCGCGCGGTGACCCAGCACGAGGGCGGCAACCAGAACGGAACGGCGCCGGCCGCCGCGCTGGAGGGCTACCAGATCTCCGGAAAGACCGGAACGGGTCAGCAGGTCGATCCGCAGACCGGGGCCTACAGCAACAACCTCTACAACATCACCTTCGCGGGCATCCTTCCCGCCGACAACCCCAGGTTCGTCGTGGGCATCCGGCTCGACGCGCCGGACACGACCATCGAGGAGGGCAGCTCGGCCGCGCCGCTGTTCCACGACATCGCCTCGTATCTCGCTCAGCGCTACGAACTTCCGTTGTCGGACCAGCCGTCGCCGGTGGTCACGCTCGTCCAGTGA
- a CDS encoding ABC transporter permease: MTAPAMNSTFRSGLSDGLTVMSRNLLKLKHQPGQIVATFAFPLVSVVLFGYVFGSAIPIPGGGNYREYLMPGLFVMGTVFGVMGALTVIAKDNGLGVMDRYRSMPMARSAVPFGQTASDLLVSAGSLVVMAACGLLFGWRAHNGIGATLGAFGLLLLLQYAVSWVGVYLGALAKNEETAARIGPLIFPITMISNVFVPTEGMPAVLRTIADWNPVSSATIALRELFGNPGVPTGDLAWPLANPVLATAGWSVLLLAIFVPLAVRRFRNAGL; the protein is encoded by the coding sequence ATGACCGCCCCCGCGATGAACTCCACTTTCCGCTCCGGTCTCTCCGACGGGCTCACCGTCATGAGCCGCAACCTGCTCAAGCTCAAGCACCAGCCGGGGCAGATCGTGGCGACCTTCGCCTTCCCACTGGTGTCGGTCGTGTTGTTCGGCTACGTCTTCGGCAGCGCCATCCCCATTCCGGGCGGCGGAAACTACCGGGAATACCTGATGCCGGGCCTGTTCGTGATGGGAACGGTCTTCGGGGTCATGGGCGCGCTCACCGTGATCGCCAAGGACAACGGCCTCGGCGTCATGGACAGGTACCGTTCGATGCCGATGGCCCGCTCGGCCGTCCCGTTCGGACAGACGGCTTCCGATCTGCTCGTCTCGGCGGGCAGCCTGGTCGTGATGGCGGCGTGCGGGCTGCTGTTCGGCTGGCGCGCGCACAACGGTATCGGCGCCACGCTCGGCGCCTTCGGTCTGCTGCTGTTGTTGCAGTACGCCGTGTCGTGGGTGGGCGTCTACCTCGGCGCGCTGGCCAAGAACGAGGAGACGGCGGCCAGGATCGGCCCGCTCATCTTCCCGATCACGATGATCTCCAACGTGTTCGTGCCCACCGAAGGAATGCCGGCCGTGCTGCGCACGATCGCGGACTGGAACCCGGTGAGCTCGGCGACCATCGCGCTGCGCGAACTGTTCGGCAACCCTGGCGTGCCCACCGGTGACCTGGCGTGGCCGCTGGCCAACCCGGTGCTGGCCACCGCGGGCTGGTCGGTGCTGTTGCTGGCGATCTTCGTGCCGCTCGCGGTACGCCGCTTCCGCAACGCCGGACTCTGA
- a CDS encoding ATP-binding cassette domain-containing protein yields the protein MGNHTGEAIVLAEGLRKRFGETQALDGLDLAVPAGTVYGLLGPNGAGKSTAVRVFSTLTRPDEGRAMVAGHDVVRDPAAVRRRIGLAGQHAALDEQLTGRENLRIFGRLFHLGRAKARQRADELLERFQLAHAGDRLVKTYSGGMRRRLDLISSLIISPTVLFLDEPTTGLDPRSRNEIWDTVRDLVTDGTTVLLTTQYLDEADQLAQNIAVIDTGKVIAAGTPDELKARIGGRIDVVVSDNSDLGEAARALAVLASSDLEPDLDAERNLLSVPVGTESLALPDIVRQLDQAGVKAVDVGIRKPTLDEVFLTLTGKPATEDESEKEEVAP from the coding sequence ATGGGGAATCACACCGGCGAGGCCATCGTCCTCGCCGAGGGATTACGCAAGAGATTCGGGGAAACACAGGCGCTCGACGGCCTCGACCTCGCCGTGCCAGCGGGCACGGTCTACGGCCTGCTCGGGCCCAACGGCGCCGGAAAGAGCACCGCGGTCAGGGTGTTCTCGACGCTGACGAGGCCGGACGAGGGCAGGGCCATGGTGGCGGGGCACGACGTCGTACGCGATCCGGCAGCCGTGCGGCGCCGCATCGGCCTCGCCGGTCAGCACGCCGCGCTCGACGAGCAGCTCACCGGCAGGGAAAACCTGCGCATCTTCGGCAGGCTCTTCCATCTCGGCCGCGCGAAGGCCCGGCAGCGGGCTGACGAACTGCTCGAACGCTTCCAGCTCGCGCACGCGGGCGACCGGCTGGTCAAGACCTACTCCGGCGGCATGAGGCGCAGGCTCGACCTGATCTCCAGCCTCATCATCTCGCCGACCGTCCTGTTTCTCGACGAGCCGACGACGGGACTGGATCCCCGTAGCCGCAACGAGATCTGGGACACCGTGCGAGATCTGGTCACCGACGGCACAACGGTGCTGCTCACCACGCAGTACCTCGACGAGGCCGACCAGCTCGCGCAGAACATCGCCGTGATCGACACCGGCAAGGTCATCGCCGCCGGCACGCCCGACGAGCTCAAGGCCAGGATCGGCGGCCGGATCGACGTGGTCGTCAGCGACAACTCCGACCTCGGCGAGGCGGCCAGAGCGCTGGCGGTACTCGCCTCCTCCGATCTCGAACCCGATCTCGACGCCGAGCGCAACCTGCTGAGCGTTCCGGTCGGCACGGAATCGCTCGCGCTGCCCGACATCGTGCGCCAGCTCGACCAGGCGGGAGTCAAGGCCGTCGACGTCGGCATCAGGAAGCCGACACTCGACGAGGTGTTCCTGACCCTCACCGGGAAACCGGCCACCGAGGACGAGAGCGAGAAAGAGGAGGTCGCGCCATGA
- a CDS encoding TetR/AcrR family transcriptional regulator translates to MTGKGESRLSIRIRVWLPSAQRARGPAPAYTRDQIADAAIDLADEQGIEAVTMRKVAARLGTGAMSLYRYVEGKDALFELMGDRILGREGWAPLTGDWRTDLADVARGHRRMLLEHQWLAALWSGKPTLGPNMLRGFERSMSIVDGLGLGIGDMFDTIGLISTWVSGYVQDEEATRAYLKAEEDGKELHAYFQTLVDSGDYPYFTRVVTEALTPHISEEARFERALSRLLDLIETTLPVRDKDEPATGAP, encoded by the coding sequence GTGACCGGCAAAGGCGAGTCCCGGCTGTCGATCCGGATTCGAGTGTGGCTGCCCTCGGCGCAGCGCGCACGGGGACCGGCGCCCGCTTACACCAGAGACCAGATCGCGGACGCCGCCATCGACCTCGCCGACGAGCAGGGCATCGAGGCCGTCACGATGCGCAAGGTCGCGGCAAGGCTCGGTACCGGGGCGATGAGTCTCTACCGCTATGTCGAGGGTAAGGACGCATTGTTCGAGCTCATGGGTGACCGGATACTCGGCAGGGAAGGGTGGGCCCCGCTGACCGGCGACTGGCGTACCGACCTCGCCGACGTCGCCCGCGGCCACCGCAGGATGCTGCTTGAGCACCAGTGGCTGGCGGCGCTGTGGTCGGGCAAACCGACGCTGGGGCCGAACATGTTGCGCGGCTTCGAGCGTTCGATGTCCATCGTGGACGGACTGGGCCTCGGCATCGGCGACATGTTCGACACGATCGGGCTCATCAGCACCTGGGTCAGCGGCTACGTCCAGGACGAGGAGGCGACGCGCGCCTACCTCAAGGCCGAGGAGGACGGCAAGGAACTGCACGCCTACTTCCAGACGCTGGTGGACAGCGGCGACTACCCCTACTTCACGAGAGTGGTGACCGAGGCGCTGACCCCGCACATCAGCGAGGAAGCCCGGTTCGAAAGGGCGCTGTCGAGACTGCTCGACCTCATCGAGACCACCCTGCCGGTCAGGGACAAGGACGAGCCCGCTACTGGCGCTCCTTGA
- a CDS encoding AMP-dependent synthetase/ligase, translating to MREYSAPANRPVADDENASDVVWANAERFGDTVSFRRQIDGSWRDVTAREFAAEVLAVAKGLVAAGIEKGDRVGLMSKTRYEWTLFDFAIFAAGAVSVPIYETSSAEQVHWILSDADAKAVLVETAEHTATLDEVRGRLTGLASAWQIEGEQPAVEALRALGAEVTDDGLHARRRAVKADDLATIVYTSGTTGRPKGVMLTHRNLLEEVRADIGAFPQLMGSGNSLLVFLPLAHILARAIALTAFTSRATLGHTPDIKNLVADLGTFRPTFVVAVPRVFEKVYNGAKLKAHSEGKGKIFDAAEATAVEYSKATDTGNIGLGLRLKHLLFDKLVYTKLRAALGGRCVAAVSGGAPLGARLAHFFRGIGVPVFEGYGLTETSAAANVNTQDAFKVGTVGRPVAGTSVRIADDGEVLLKGGVVFGAYWNNEQATAESLEDGWFHTGDLGELDDEGFLKITGRKKEIIVTAGGKNVAPSGLEDALKANPVISQAMVVGDQRPFIGLLVTIDEEFFPTWKAQNGKPEGATVADLVDDADLRATVQSAVDEANKHVSQAESIKRFTILPSDFTEAGGEITPSLKLKRNVVSKNYATAIDSLYVKERQ from the coding sequence GTGCGCGAGTACAGCGCCCCCGCAAACCGGCCGGTGGCCGACGACGAGAACGCCTCGGACGTCGTATGGGCGAACGCGGAACGTTTCGGCGACACCGTGAGCTTCCGCAGGCAGATCGACGGCTCGTGGCGCGACGTCACCGCCCGTGAGTTCGCCGCCGAGGTGCTCGCCGTCGCCAAGGGACTCGTCGCGGCCGGCATCGAAAAGGGCGACCGAGTCGGCTTGATGTCCAAGACCCGGTACGAGTGGACCCTGTTCGACTTCGCCATTTTCGCGGCTGGCGCCGTGTCGGTGCCCATCTACGAGACCTCCTCTGCCGAGCAGGTGCACTGGATCCTTTCCGACGCCGACGCCAAGGCCGTCCTCGTGGAGACGGCCGAGCACACCGCGACCCTCGACGAGGTGCGCGGCAGGCTCACCGGGCTCGCCAGCGCGTGGCAGATCGAGGGCGAGCAGCCCGCCGTCGAGGCGCTGCGCGCGCTCGGCGCCGAGGTCACCGACGACGGCCTGCACGCGAGGCGGCGCGCGGTGAAGGCCGACGACCTGGCCACCATCGTCTACACATCGGGGACGACGGGTCGCCCGAAGGGTGTCATGCTGACCCACCGGAACCTGCTCGAAGAGGTGCGCGCGGACATCGGCGCCTTCCCCCAGCTCATGGGATCCGGCAACTCGCTGCTGGTGTTCCTTCCGCTCGCGCACATCCTGGCGAGGGCGATCGCGCTCACCGCGTTCACCTCCCGCGCGACGCTGGGTCACACACCCGACATCAAGAACCTCGTCGCCGATCTCGGCACCTTCCGCCCGACGTTCGTCGTCGCCGTGCCGAGGGTGTTCGAAAAGGTCTACAACGGGGCCAAGCTCAAGGCGCATTCCGAGGGCAAGGGCAAGATCTTCGACGCGGCCGAGGCGACGGCCGTCGAGTACAGCAAAGCCACCGATACCGGCAACATCGGCCTCGGGTTGCGGCTCAAGCACCTGCTCTTCGACAAGCTGGTCTACACCAAGTTGCGGGCGGCCCTCGGCGGCCGGTGCGTCGCGGCGGTGTCCGGAGGGGCGCCGCTCGGCGCGAGACTCGCGCACTTCTTCCGCGGCATCGGTGTCCCCGTGTTCGAGGGCTACGGGCTGACCGAGACCTCGGCCGCGGCCAACGTCAACACCCAGGACGCGTTCAAGGTCGGCACGGTGGGAAGGCCGGTCGCGGGCACCTCGGTGCGCATCGCCGACGACGGCGAGGTGCTGCTCAAGGGTGGTGTCGTGTTCGGCGCCTACTGGAACAACGAGCAGGCGACGGCGGAGTCCCTTGAGGACGGCTGGTTCCACACCGGCGACCTCGGCGAACTCGACGACGAGGGCTTCCTCAAGATCACCGGGCGGAAGAAGGAGATCATCGTGACCGCGGGCGGCAAGAACGTCGCCCCCTCCGGTCTCGAGGACGCGCTCAAGGCCAACCCCGTCATCAGCCAGGCCATGGTTGTCGGCGACCAGCGTCCGTTCATCGGCTTGCTCGTCACCATCGACGAAGAGTTCTTCCCGACATGGAAGGCCCAGAACGGCAAGCCGGAAGGCGCGACGGTGGCCGATCTCGTCGACGACGCGGACCTGCGCGCCACCGTGCAGAGCGCCGTCGACGAGGCGAACAAGCACGTCTCGCAGGCCGAGTCGATCAAGCGGTTCACCATCTTGCCAAGCGACTTCACCGAGGCCGGCGGGGAGATCACCCCGAGCCTCAAGCTCAAGCGCAACGTCGTGAGCAAGAATTACGCGACCGCGATCGACTCCCTCTACGTCAAGGAGCGCCAGTAG
- a CDS encoding polyketide cyclase / dehydrase and lipid transport, with protein MPGRTPAPGDPGSPTAPPALDIVDETFIAVPPSTVAAAFADPRSWTLYWPDLVLEVYTDRGDEGLRWTVRGALVGTMEIWLEPVLDGTLLHYFLRASPHGSPTPRMLRREFDRRARAAKAIALELKNVLEDGRAAGIPPRHESI; from the coding sequence TTGCCCGGCAGGACACCGGCGCCCGGCGACCCCGGCAGTCCCACAGCCCCGCCCGCACTGGACATCGTCGACGAGACCTTCATCGCCGTACCGCCGAGCACGGTCGCAGCCGCGTTCGCCGATCCACGTTCGTGGACGCTGTACTGGCCTGACCTGGTACTTGAAGTTTACACCGACCGTGGAGACGAAGGACTGCGCTGGACGGTGCGGGGCGCGCTCGTCGGGACGATGGAGATCTGGCTCGAACCCGTTCTCGACGGCACGCTGCTGCACTACTTCCTCAGGGCGAGTCCCCACGGCTCGCCGACGCCGAGGATGCTGCGCCGTGAGTTCGACCGCAGGGCGCGCGCGGCGAAGGCGATCGCGCTGGAACTCAAGAACGTGCTGGAGGACGGAAGGGCAGCGGGCATTCCTCCCCGGCACGAGTCGATCTAG